AATTATTGATCAAAAGTAATTATTTTTTGTTTTGATATGGTCAATTTAACTTTCTATTAATGATATTTTAATACTTTAGCACAAAATTAAAATGAATGAATTACCTAGAACATATTGGTAAATATTTTATGATGTTAGGTAGAGTTTTTAAAAAACCGCAAAAAGGAAAGGTTTTTTATGAGGCTTTACTAAAAGAAATTGATGATTTAGGCTTAAAGTCTTTAGGTATAATAATGTTTATTTCCTTTTTTATAGGAGGTGTAATTGCATTGCAAACGGCTTTAAACTTAGACAATCCATTTATTCCGAAATCTTTAATAGGTTTTGCTGCAAAACGTTCTATTATTTTAGAGTTTGCACCTACTTTTTGTTCTATTATTTTAGCGGGTAAAGTAGGGTCTTATATAACATCTAGTATTGGTACAATGCGTGTTACAGAACAAATTGATGCGTTAGAAGTTATGGGTATAAATGCACTAAGTCATTTGGTGTTACCTAAAGTTTTAGCAACCGTTTTCTTTTATCCTTTCTTAATATCATTAGGTATGTTTTTAGGTATTTTAGGAGGCTGGGTTACAGGTGTTTTATCTGGTCTTTTTTCTGGAGCAGACTATATAGAAGGTATACAAACCGATTTTGATCCATTTTTATTAACATATGCTATTATTAAAACTTTAATTTTTGCGTTTTTAATAGCTACTGTGCCATCTTATCATGGTTATTATGTAAAAGGAGGTTCTATAGCTGTTGGTAAAGCAAGTACACAAGCGGTGGTTTGGACAACTATTTTAATTGTAATTGCAAATTATTTTTTAACTCAAATGCTTTTAACCTAAAAAATGATAGAAGTAAATAATTTACATAAAGGTTTTGGAGACGTAAAAGTATTAAAAGGTATTACAGCTACTTTTCTACCTGGAGAAACAAGTTTAATCATTGGTGAAAGTGGTTCTGGTAAAACAGTATTTATAAAGTCACTAATTGGTTTACACATGCCAGAAGAAGGGACTATTGCTTTTGATGGAAGAATTAATACGCAATTTACAGAAAACGAAAAACAACAATGGAGGCAAGAAATTGGGATGGTTTTTCAGGGGAGTGCATTGTTTGATTCTCAAACCGTAGAAGAAAATGTGATGTTTCCATTAAAAATGTTTACAAATAAACCTTTCGAGGAAATGTTAGAGCGTGTAAACTTTGTTTTAAAAAGAGTCAACTTAGAAAATTCAAATAAAAAATTACCTGCAGAATTATCTGGTGGAATGCAAAAAAGAGTTGCCATTGCAAGAGCCATTGTTATGAATCCTAAATACTTGTTTTGTGATGAACCTAACTCGGGCTTAGATCCTCGTACTGCCATTGTAATAGATAAATTGATTCAAGAAATTACAGATGAATATAAAATTACAACTGTAATTAATACCCATGATATGAATTCTGTGATGGAAATTGGAGAAAAAATAATTTTTTTAAAGGATGGTAAAAAAGCTTGGGAAGGAACTAGTGAAGATATATTTAAAACTGATAATGAGGCTGTTGTAAGTTTTGTGTATTCGTCTAATTTATTTAAGAAAGTTAGAGAGGCGTATTTAAATGAAAAAAGATATAAATAGATTTGGTTTATTTAAAATAAAGCATATCTTTGCAGCCGCTAAAAAGGAAATAAATTGACCTGGTAGCTCAGTTGGTAGAGCATCTCCCTTTTAAGGAGAGGGTCCTGGGTTCGAGCCCCAGCCCGGTCACAATAAGTTAAGAACTTCATAGAAATGTGAAGTTTTTTTTATAAGATAATCACTTTAAAAAAATGATTATCTTGATTAAAAAAAAATATCTTTTCAGGCAATAAGATAAAAAACTAAAGACCTGGTAGCTCAGTTGGTAGAGCATCTCCCTTTTAAGGAGAGGGTCCTGGGTTCGAGCCCCAGCCCGGTCACTTAAAAAGCTTCACATTTTTTGTGAAGCTTTTTTTATTTATAAATATTTAGAATAGGTTGTACTTTAAAATACATTCCTTTTTTTTTAAAAAGTGTTAATTTTTTATTGTCTAGTAATTATAGATAAAAAAAATAACAGAAAAAGAGAAGAAAGTTTTTTTTATACAAAAAAGATGTTATATTTGCAGCCGCTAAAAGCAACGGTCTGGTAGTTCAGCTGGTTAGAATACCTGCCTGTCACGCAGGGGGTCGCGGGTTCGAGTCCCGTCCAGACCGCAAAAAGCACTTCATTTATGAAGTGCTTTTTTTGTATAATAACTTTTTTTAAATGGTAATCTGTATTTTTTTTGAGTAAAATTATAAAAATTATTTTCAGACAACTTTTTTTGTATCTTTCACTCCTTAGAAATTAGTAATTATGGAAGAAAAGAATTTAATTGATGAAACAGCAGATCAATCTAAGCAAGATGTAAAAGATGGTGCTATAGGATTACTTTCTAGTATCAAAAAATATTTAAAAGAACTTTTAGATTTTAGACATGATACAGATCATGAAGCAACTATAGAAGCTATTAAGGCAGATATTCCTTTTAAAGGAGCTACAGCTTGGATTCTTATTTTTGCTGTATTTGTGGCCTCTATTGGGTTGAATGCAGATTCTACTGCAGTTGTAATTGGTGCCATGTTAATATCGCCATTAATGGGGCCTATTCTTGGTATTGGTAGTGCTTTTGCAATAAATGATATTGATGTTTTTAAAAAATCGTTAGTAAGTCTTGCTACAATGATTGTTTTAAGTTTATTAGCGTCATTTGTCTTTTTCTATTTTTTTCCATTAAGCGAAGACACCTCAGAGTTGTTAGGTAGAACAAAACCGGATATTAGAGATGTATTAATTGCCTTTTTTGGTGGTTTGGCATTAATGGTTGCAAGAACAAAAAAGGGGACCGTTGCCTCGGTAATTTTTGGAGTAGCAATTGCTACCGCTTTAATGCCGCCTTTATGTACTGCTGGTTATGGATTGGCAAAAGGGTTTTCTGGAGATTCAGTAGGGTTTACGTATGCTTTTGGAGCAATGTATTTATTTACTATTAATACTATCTTTATTGCTTTGGCAACATTTTTAGTGTTAAAACTGTTGAGTTTTCCAATGCATAAATATGCAAATGCAGCCAGAAGAAAACGATATGCAACTGTTGCAACAGTTGTGGGTATTGCAGTAATGATACCTGCTTTTTATACATTTATACATGCTTTAAATGAAAGCAGAATGACTTCTGAACTAAAGAAGTTTGTAAATTCTGAAATTAAAACAATTACCGAATTACAATTAATAGAGCAAGAGCCTTTAATATCTGATAAAGTACTAAAGCTTAACTTTTTTAATGAAGTGCCAGAAAGTACAGTAAACGTATTGTACAATCAGCTAAGAAATAATGATCAGTATAAAAATATAAAAGATTTTAAGTTAGATATTAAAGGAAGTGATACCAAGAGTTTCGATTTAATTACAACGGCATATAATGATAAAAGGCAAGAGTTAGCGGAAAGTAAAAATATAATTGCCGGACTTCAAAAAGAAATTGAAGATTTAAGAGGAACCGTATCTAATTTAAACTATAGATTAGAGCAAGGTGTGTTGGGTGAGAGTAACAAAGCAATCGCTTTTAGTACTGTTGTAAAGGATGCTAAAATTAGATATCAAGATATTAGAGAAATTGGTTTTGCAAGAGTATTGTCTTCTAAAGATTTTATAGAAATAGATACCATACCAATGGCAATTATAAAATGGAATACAAGTATACCAGATAGTATTATTCAGTTTAAAGAAAAAGAATTAAGAACCTGGTTGCAAAAAGAAATGAGTTTAGATACACTGTTTATTAAAAGAGAATATTAAATAAAAAAAGCTTCCTATTTGGAAGCTTTTTTTATTGAGTTTCTTATAAAATAAATTCAGAAACCGTAATACTTTTAGTCGTTTTTATAGAATTCTATTTCTACATTCTGATTGAATAAATACACCTTATTATTACTCATATTTAAACATTCAAAACGTGTTCTGCGTTTATTACCTCTTTTGTAAATAGTATTTTTAAAGACAAACAAACTTCCAAAAGGTATTTCGAAAATAAAATTCTTACCAGTTTCGGCTACATTTCCTCTTAAAGCTAAAGATAAATCTACATCAGCATCTGTACTTGCTTTTGGATTTTTAAAATACTTGGCTAAATAAGGAAGCATTTCCATTGGGTAAATTTCTGGACGTAAAAATGGCAACATTAAATGCTGAAAGATCATTTTCCATTCTTTACCATGTGGTTGTACTCTTCCAAATTTTTGATGTGTTACGTGATGCGCAATTTCATGCACTAAGGTTAACAAAAATTGATATTTGTTTAGGTTGTTGTTAACGGTTATTTGAAATTGTCCGTTTGGTAGTTTTCTAAAATCGCCATGTTTTGTTTCTCTCTGATTTACAATTTTTAAGGTAAAATTATGATCATTGATCAGGAATTCTATAAAAGGAATTGCTTTTGGCGGAACGAAATTTTGATAATTAGAACTCAATTGATACGCTTTTTACGGATTTGTAGATGAAACTTGTAATACTTTTCCGTTATAATACTTATTACCTGTTAAAGAAAAATCAAAGATATAGTTTGCCATTTCTGTAGCTGATATTGGTGCAACGTATCCAGGAAAAGCTTCTTCTAACATTTCTGTTTGTACAGCACCTAAAGCCAAAACATTAAAAGCTATTTGTTGTTCTTTGTATTCTTCTGCTAGTAATTCTGATAAAGTAATTACAGCGCCTTTGGCGGATGAATAAGCAGCTAAACCAGGAAATTTTAAACTTCCTTGAATTCCGCCCATAGAACTAATTGTTACCACATGACTTCCTTTCTGTAGAAATGGAATCATTAACTTGGTAATTTCCGCAACAGCAAAAACATTTACTTTATAGACTTCTAAAAAATCATCCGAAGATAATTCGGTAAAAGGTTTATTGATTAAACTTCCAGCGTTATTGATTAAGATATCAACTTGCTTCCAGCTTTTTTTGATGAAATGAGTTACCTTTTCTAAATCTGAATTTATTGATAAATCAACAGAAATTATCGTAATATTTTTATGATTAAAGTCTAAAAGTGGTTTTGTATTTCTAGATAAGGCTAAAACTTGATGCCCTTTTTCTGCAAATTGTTTGGCAAGTTCAAAACCAATTCCTCGGCTTGTTCCTGTAATAACTACATTTTTCATTTGTAAAAATTTAAAGAAGCAATTTACTTAAAATAATTAGGATACAATTAAAAGAATAGAAGTTACTCTTCTTTCTCAAAAACAATATGTTGGTATGCACCAATATCTGCATTTGTAGTTCTGTCTACACCTAAAATATCCGTAGTAATACCAGTTGATTTTGCCTTGTTAATAGCGTCAGATTTTTCGCCAATAATAAAATCATTTTTTTGAGTATTTCTAAAATCAGCGTTTCCATTTAAAATGATGTCTTGGTAAGAAGTACTGGTAAAATCTAAGGCTTCATTGTCTATAAAAGAGTCATTAGTATCATTAAATTTAATCATAGAGTTGCTAACATTATAATTAAATATTCCGCCACCATCTACTTTGTCTAAAACAAACTCTATGTTATTATTTCCATCAAAAATACAATTGGTAAAGTTGGCAGCCTGTAAATTTCTGGTTTCAATTATCTCTTGTCCAGAAGCATCTGTATAGGTAAAAAAGTTATTTACCAAAACAGCAGGTAATTGACGTAAGCCATTGTTCCAATAGTTGGCAAATGTAGCATGCGTAAAATTATAAGTACCGCCAACAGTTGCCGCTAAAGAAACCTGACCTGCAGAACCAACAACCACGTTGTTTGCTTCTATATTGGTTTCTCTACCTAGAATTCCGTAGCTAGAATGATTGTAAATTTCTGTGTTTTGTAGTTTTAGAGTTGGGGTAGAAGGTGTGCCAATACTATCAACCAAAACACCAATAATTCCATTTTTAATAATAGCGTGGTTTATTTCATTGTTTTTGCTTCCTGCACGCATCCAAATAGTTCCCCATTGTCCTGCAGTTTCACTAAAAGAATGCTCTAACCTGTCACCTTCAAAAATTACTTTATCAGAAAGTGTTCCGTTTACCTTTAGGGTTCCTTTATCATCTACAATTAAACCAGAATTATCATGAAAATAAACTTTTGCTCCGGCTTCTATGGTTAATGTTTTGTTAGCTGGTACTGCGGCAAAACCATAAATAACGGTTGGTTTTACATTTGTAAAAGTTAATTCGGTGTTGGTTAAAAAACGACCTTTTAAAGTTGTAGGCTCTCCGTTTAAAGTTAAACTATCTATTTTCATAGAGATTGCATCTTTACCAGGATAGATAAAGTTTGCATCTTGTACTAAAGTAACTAAATCTACCTTTTGTTGGTTGGTACCGTTATCAAACAAAATCTTGTCTGTGTATAATGGATTTACAACATTGTTAGCATCAATAGTGGTTTCTACAAAAATAAAAATACTGTCTTTAGCAAGAATATCAATGTTTTTAAAATCTTTACCTGGTATTCCGTCTACATTTAATCTGTAGTTAGAATTTGTGCCGTTTTCTAATTTAATTTCTGGAATTGTAATAGCATTGCTTCCACGATTATAAACCTTTAAATTGTATGTTGATGAACCAATATTTGTAAATACTGTGTCTAAAAAAACGGTGTCTTTAGAGAATTCTAATGCACCAAAACTTGGCGTTGTATTAAAATCTTTTCTACAAGAACTTACAGAGATAAAGGCAATACAAATAATAAAAGAAATAAAGTAACGCATATATTTAGTTTCTGTTTGCTCGAGTGCAGTTAAGAGATTGTATTAAGGTCTCAATTACGCTCAATCTAATGTTATTATGTAATGATCTAAACAATAGAACTTTTAATTAATTCAATTATTGTTTTTTAATTAATTCAATTTCAAATAATTTACCCCAATGTTTACCAGTTACAAAAAGGCGGTTGTTTTCTTCATCAAAAGCAATTCCGTTTAAAACTTCGTCTTGCGGAACTAACTTCTGTGTTTTTTCCATTTCTGTTTTTAAAGATTTTAAATTTGCAATACCTTCTACAACACCCGTTTTTGGGTCTATAATAACAATAGCGTTTTGCTGATATTTGTTGGCGTAAATTTTTCCGTTAATCAATTCTAACTCATTTAAGTTATCTACCGCGTATTTATTAGTGTAAACCTGAATCGATTTTTGTTCTTTTAAAGTCTCAGGATCTAAAAACCAAATTTTAGACGTACCGTCAGATTTAATTAGTTCTTTTCCATTATGTGTTAATCCCCAACCTTCTGCACTATTATTATAGGTAAACTCTTTTTCTTGTTTAAAGGTTTCTAAATTATATACAAATCCTTTTTTAGCCTGCCATGTTAACCAATATATTTTGTTATTAAAAATGGTCATTCCTTCTCCAAAATATTTTTTATCTAAATCTACGGATTGTACAACTTTACCTGTTTTAATTTCAACCTTTCTTAAAGTAGATTGTCCTCTACGACCTGTAGTTTCATATAAAAAACCATCATGATATTCTAAACCTTGTGTATACGCAGTTTTATCATGCGGATATTCATTTACAATATTGTATCCATATACTACAGGCGCTTTATCAGCTAAAACCTCAAAAAAGCTATTTTCTTTTTTTGTTTTTTCAGGATAAAAAACCAATGCAGAAATTTGATGCTTACCAACACCTAAATCTGTTGTGTTAATAGAAACTGTATTTCCTTCAGAAGAAATTTCTTTACCATTCACAAAAAACTGAACACTATTTATCGGTTTGTCTTCTTGTTCTTTAAGAGTTACATCAATATTAGAATTTAAAGCAACTTGTTTTTTATGATTTAGGCTGAATTTATACACATCAGAACAAGATGTAATTAGCAGAAAACACGCTAAAAAAGCAACAAATAAAGTACTATTTTTCATTTTTAAATTTTTTATATTTAATTTTTAGTCTTTTTACGAATTAAGTAAAGTGATGAAAAACCACTATTTATAGGTAAAAACAAGTGTAAAAGTAACTATTGTGATGGTTAGACCAAATAAAAACAAAATATTTATTTGTTAATTAAAAAATATAGTTAAATTTGCATCCTCAAAATAGTAAAAAACAACTATTTAGAGAACAGAGTGAGCTTTACCAACTTTACTCATGCAAACATAACATTAAAGTATTAAAATATAATAAAATGAGAAAAGGAATTCATCCAGAAAATTATAGAATGGTAGCATTTAAAGACATGTCTAACGAAGATGTATTTTTAACACGTTCTACTGTAGACACTAAAGAAACATTAGAAGTTGATGGTGTTGAGTATCCTTTAGTAAAATTAGAGATTTCAAGAACATCTCACCCATTTTACACTGGTAAATCTAAACTTATTGATGCTGCAGGACGTATCGATAAATTTAAAACGAAATACGCAAAATTCAAAAAATAATCTTTTTAGAATTTTCAACATATTTAAAACTCCAACATTTATTTGTTGGAGTTTTTTTTGCCATGTACTTAATGCTGTATTTCATTAATTTAAGAACTCAGTTTGTCTGTATATGGGCGTTCCCTAAAGGTCAGGCTTTTCGCTATATCTTTTTGCAGAAAAAGCAAAAAGGATGCCGCTGCAATCCTTAACGCAAACTATTTGTAAGGCTAGTGCAAAATATCGTACTAAATGACTATTTTTAAAGTCTTTTTTAAATAACCATTATATAATGAGAAATACCATACTTTCTGTTTTTATAGGAATCACTATTTTATGCGGAGTTTTAGTTTACTTTATACCCCAAACAGGAACCATCATTTTAGTCTCCATTTCTGGATTACTTACCTTACTTGCAATTTACGATAGTTTACAAACTACGCACTCATTATTAAGAGCGTTTCCAGTAATTGCAAGATTACGTTGGTTTTTTGAAGATGAAAGAGATAAAATTCAACAATATTTTATAGAAGATAATTTAAACGGTACACCCATTAATAGAGAAAAAAGGAGTATTGTGTATCAGCGATCTAAATTATCTAAAGAAACCGTTCCTTTTGGTACACAGCATAATGTATATGCAAAAGGCTATGAGTTTGTAAAACATTCTTTATTTCCTAAAGATCATCATCATATAGCAGGAGAAAGAATTGTTTTTGGTTCTGATAAATGTACTCAAAAGTATGAAGGTTCAATTATCAATATTTCTGCTATGTCTTTTGGCTCTTTGAGTAAAAATGCAATTATGGCATTAAACCAAGGAGCAAAAATGGGTGGTTTTGCTCATAATACAGGAGAGGGAGGAATATCTCCTTACCATTTGCAAGGTGGAGACGTTATTTTTCAAGTTGGTACAGGGTATTTTGGTGCAGGAAAATCAGTAGATGGAAAACGTGTTTTTGATGACGAAGTTTTTAAATCGAATGCAACTCGTACAGAAGTAAAAATGATAGAAATTAAGTTTTCTCAAGGAGCAAAACCAGGTCATGGAGGAATTTTACCTGCCGTAAAAAACACAGAAGAAATTGCGAAAATTCGTTCTGTAGAGCCTGGGACACAAGTAGATTCGCCTCCAGGTCATTCTGCATTTTCTAATTATCAAGAAATGATTGTTTTTATACAGAAAGTACGAGATTTATCTGGCGGTAAACCCGTAGGAATTAAATTTTGTGTGGGTAATAATGAAGAAATAGAAACCATGATGCAAGCATTTGCAGATGCCAATAATTACCCAGATTTTATTTCTGTAGATGGAGGAGAAGGTGGTACTGGTGCTGCGCCAATGGAATTTACAAATTATATTGGTACGCCACTTGTAGAAGGATTGGTTTTTGTAAATAAACTTTTAATAAAGCATCAATTAAAAGATCAAATTAAAATTATTGCTTCTGGTAAAGCTATAGATGCTTTCGATATTATAAAATACTTGTCTTTAGGAGCAGATGCAGTGGGTATGGCAAGAAGTTTTATGTTAAGTTTAGGCTGTATACAGGCAAGAGAATGTAATTTAGATACTTGCCCTGTTGGTGTTGCTACGCAAGATGATGATTTGGTAAAAGCATTGGTGGTAGAAAAGAAAAATGTACGTGTTAAAAATTACCACCATAAAACTATTGAAGCTGTAAAAGAAGTTGTTGCAGCTATGGGAGTGGCTTCTATTGCAGACATAAAAGCAAACCAAGTTTTTAGACGTAGAAAAGACGAAGAAGTGGTAAGTTTAGAAGATATTTTTTATAAAAATTAAGAGAGTATTTATTCCTATGAGATATTTTGATATTGTTATTATTGGTGGTGGACCCATTGGCATTGCTTGTGGTTTAGAGGCTCAAAAAAAAGGATTGTCTTATGTAATTATAGAAAAAGGACCTATTGTTAATTCGGTATATAATTATCCTGTAAACATGCAGTTTTTTTCTTCTTCAGAAAAATTAGAAATAGATGAAATTCCGTTTATTAGTAAAGAAGCAAAACCCAGAAGGAGCGAAGCTTTAGAGTATTATAGGCGAATTGCTACATCAAATAAATTGAATATTCATTTATTTGAAAAAGTAACTTCAGTTTCTAAGACAGCAAATGAGTTTACTGTTGTTTCTGATAAAAATTCATACAAGTCTGCAAATTTAATTATCGCTACGGGCTTTTACGATATTCCGAATACATTAAATGTGCCGGGAGAAAATTTATCAAAAGTGTCTCATTATTATAATGATCCACATTTTTATGCAGGACAAAAATTAGCGGTTATTGGAGCAAGTAATTCGTCTGTAGATGCGGCTTTAGAATGCTATAGAAAAGGAGCAGAGGTTACTATGGTTATTAGAGGTGCAGAAGTAGGGCAACGTGTAAAATATTGGGTGAGACCAGATATCATCAACAGAATAGAAGAAGGTAGTATTAAGGTTTATTATAATACTACAGTTAAAGAAATAACTAAAGATACTATTGTTATAAATAAAAAAGAAGGTGTAGAAACTTTGCAAAACGACTTTGTTTTGGCGTTAACTGGTTACAAGCCAAATTTTACACTTTTAGATGAAATAGGAGTTTCTTTTTCTAAGGATGAAAAGAAAATTCCTACGTATAATGATAAGACTATGGAAACCAACGTGAAAGGTGTTTATTTAGCGGGAGTTATTTGTGGAGGAATGGAAACTCACAAATGGTTTATAGAAAATTCTCGCATTCATGCAAAAATGATTATTGCAAATGTTTTAAAGCAGAGCGTATAAGTAAAGTGATATAAATTAAAAAAAGCCCAAACAGTTAATTGTTTGGGCTTTTTTTAATTAATCTTTGTCGACTTAAGTTTAGTTTTTCTAAAATAATTTTTTATAATAATCATCAGCCATTCTTTGGGTTGTAAACTCAGGGATAACATCATCCATGGCTTTAAAAACTATTTTTTGCCAAGTTTTAGGAGCGTCGTAATACGTAGGTAAAACTTTGTTTTCTAAAATATTGTATAAATTATCGGTGTCTATTTTATCTTGCTCGTATGTTGGTAAAAGATGATCTAGTGCAGGCAATACAAAACAATTTTCTTCATCTTTTTTAAATTCAGGAATCCAACCATCATCCGTAGATACGTTTACAGAACCATTCATGGCTGCTGTCATTCCACTTGTACCAGAAGCTTCACGTGTAATTCTTGGCGTGTTTAACCAAACATCAGAACCGCATTTTAATTTTCTAGACAAGCCTATTTCATACCCTATTAGCACTGCTAAATTAGGTTCTTGTTTAGATTGATATACTAAATGGTTAAAGGTGTCTATGGCACCATAATCAAACGGATAAGGTTTTCCTGCCCAAATAATTTGTACAGGGTATTTTTCATTATGAATTAACCTTTTAAAACGATCGTAATCATGTAAAAGTAAATCAGCTCTTTTATACCCTGCAAAACGTCTAGCCCAAACTATGGTTAACACATTAGGATCTAGTTTTTTTCCAGTTTGTTTGTAAACTTCTTCAAAAAGTTCGCTTTTTAACTGCGATTTTTTATTTTTATAGGCAGTAGCATTTCCTTTTTTCCAAGACTTTTTAATGGTTTCATCTTGCCAAAATTTTTGATTTTGAGCATTTGTAATCGGAATGATTTCACAAATACCTTCGTAATCTTTCCACATATCGTTGGCAACGATGGCGTGAAGTTTAGATACTCCATTTGCTTTTCTAGCCATTCGTAATGCAGCAATGGTATAATTAATCATACCGCCGTTAACCATTTCTTTGTGTAATTCTTCTTCAGAAAGTGTTCTTCCAAAGAAGCCACATCTGTTTAAATGACGTGCATCTCGTTCTTCGTTTCCTGCTTTTTCTGGCGTATGTGTTGTAAATACCATTTGTTCTTTGGTAACGCCTTTGTCTCTTAAATAATAAAAAGCAGGCAAGGCATGTCCTTCGTTTAAATGATAGGTATCTGCGCCTCCTAAAATTTCTACTACCTTGGCACCAGCAATTCCTAAAACAATACTTTGAGAGATTCTTGTTACTTGGTTTTGGTCATACAAATGGTTGGTTATGGTTCTAGACAAGTGGTCATTTCCATCTACATCTGTACTTAAAAAATACATAGGGACCGTGCCAAAAACCTCTGGTTTTAAAACATAAGCTCTTACTTTTACATTTGGGTTGTCGTGTAGTTTTATTTCTACTTCAATCCCTGTATATTCTAAAAA
The nucleotide sequence above comes from Polaribacter butkevichii. Encoded proteins:
- a CDS encoding YpdA family putative bacillithiol disulfide reductase — encoded protein: MRYFDIVIIGGGPIGIACGLEAQKKGLSYVIIEKGPIVNSVYNYPVNMQFFSSSEKLEIDEIPFISKEAKPRRSEALEYYRRIATSNKLNIHLFEKVTSVSKTANEFTVVSDKNSYKSANLIIATGFYDIPNTLNVPGENLSKVSHYYNDPHFYAGQKLAVIGASNSSVDAALECYRKGAEVTMVIRGAEVGQRVKYWVRPDIINRIEEGSIKVYYNTTVKEITKDTIVINKKEGVETLQNDFVLALTGYKPNFTLLDEIGVSFSKDEKKIPTYNDKTMETNVKGVYLAGVICGGMETHKWFIENSRIHAKMIIANVLKQSV
- the glgP gene encoding alpha-glucan family phosphorylase — its product is MEHIYSKWYHPYKPATKYKKKVAYFSMEFGIDQAFNIYSGGLGFLAGSHMRSGLELKQNMIGIGMLWKYGYYDQARNEDQTLKTEFNEKHFDFLEYTGIEVEIKLHDNPNVKVRAYVLKPEVFGTVPMYFLSTDVDGNDHLSRTITNHLYDQNQVTRISQSIVLGIAGAKVVEILGGADTYHLNEGHALPAFYYLRDKGVTKEQMVFTTHTPEKAGNEERDARHLNRCGFFGRTLSEEELHKEMVNGGMINYTIAALRMARKANGVSKLHAIVANDMWKDYEGICEIIPITNAQNQKFWQDETIKKSWKKGNATAYKNKKSQLKSELFEEVYKQTGKKLDPNVLTIVWARRFAGYKRADLLLHDYDRFKRLIHNEKYPVQIIWAGKPYPFDYGAIDTFNHLVYQSKQEPNLAVLIGYEIGLSRKLKCGSDVWLNTPRITREASGTSGMTAAMNGSVNVSTDDGWIPEFKKDEENCFVLPALDHLLPTYEQDKIDTDNLYNILENKVLPTYYDAPKTWQKIVFKAMDDVIPEFTTQRMADDYYKKLF